TAAAACACCCTTCATATATTGAGGTGAAAGCAATAGAATAAATCTTTTGACCAGTAAATCAATGTCTTTTTTACTCATTGGGGTATGGGCATAGATTTCGACAAACAACTCATTGATAAGATTAACCGCAGGTCTGAGATACCGCCAAACGCCAAATCGTGTTTTGAAGTTAAGAATTTTCAGGTTTTGATGTAAATGCTTATACGAAAGATACTTTTGGTACAATTCCTCAGGATATTTTTCGGGCACTTCAATTTTAAATGAAACCAAATCGGTTTTCTTTTCAAATCCCTCCAGTTTCATAAAATCAATCATGAAAGGGAAATTAACATTGGTCATGATCAGGGGAGGATTATCAAGACCTTCCAATTCAAAACCTTGTGGTTCTTTATCAGAAAATCCAAGAGGCCCCACCATTTGAGTACATCCAAATGACTTTGCCCAATTCTCTACAGTTGCGAGTAATTCATGGACAATTTCAATACTTTCAATGGATTCTATGTAACAAAACCTGGCATCCTTTAGCCCATGCCTTTTATTGTATTTTTCAGGAATCACTCCCATGATTCTACCAAGGACTTGGTTTTCATTCATAGCCAGAAACATTTTTACATGATTTCCCTGGAAAGAATGATTCTTCTTTTTACTAAAAAATATTTTATCGTCAGAATAAATCGGTGGCAACCAACCTATGTGGTCTTTGTGCAAAATATAAGGAAAATCTATAAATTGATTTAAAAGTTTTTGATCAGTAACCTCAACAATCTTCACGTTAATTTTTTTTGAAAATTTAGCCCTGTAATCATCTCAAAAAACTGACAGGTTCGACTTTTTTATATGATTCTGGTTGGAATCAGGATAGTTTCAACAAAAAACACCCGATTTGCAAACGAAATTTTACAAATCGGGTGTTAATCAGGGTAAAACTTAAAACTTATCTTTCCCAAAAAAACGGAGGTTGAATACCCAGTGCACGTAAATACACATACCCTTGCCCACGGTGATGAATTTCATTTTCGATAAAATAAGTGATGCTTTCCAAAGCAGAAGAGGTATACTGTCCAAATAATGTATGAACTTCTCTAAATTTTTCATGGGTAATTTGAGGCCACATTTCATTGATTTTTTCAGTAGATTCGTCCCAAATCTTCAAAAAGTCATCTTTGGTTTTAAGATTTTCGAAAGCATCGTTAAATGCTTTTACTTCCCCACCCAGAATTTCATTAAGACCCGGAACAGCAATGGCGAGAAATTCCTTGGTTAGATCTGCAAATGGCCTCATGCCGCCAATAG
The sequence above is a segment of the Cytophagaceae bacterium genome. Coding sequences within it:
- a CDS encoding damage-inducible protein DinB; this encodes MQEIITPTELLANWQGNRRLTRKVIELFPEKDFFEFSIGGMRPFADLTKEFLAIAVPGLNEILGGEVKAFNDAFENLKTKDDFLKIWDESTEKINEMWPQITHEKFREVHTLFGQYTSSALESITYFIENEIHHRGQGYVYLRALGIQPPFFWER